One stretch of Phocoena phocoena chromosome 10, mPhoPho1.1, whole genome shotgun sequence DNA includes these proteins:
- the CCR8 gene encoding C-C chemokine receptor type 8, whose amino-acid sequence MDYTLEPNVTITDYYYPDIISSPCDGELIQRDSKLLLAVFYCLLFVFGLLGNSLVILVLVTCKKLRSITDIYLLNLALSDLLFVFTFPFQTHYQLDQWVFGTVMCKVVSGFYYIGFFSSMFFVTLMSVDRYLAVVRAVYAMKVRTTRMGIALSLAMWLIAFVATSPLLVFYQEDSDDGVLQCYLYYNQETLKWKIFIHFEMNILGLLIPFTILMFCYISILHQLKSCQSHNKTKTIKLVLVVVVFSLLFWVPFNVVLFLTSLHNMHILDGCVMSQRLVYATHVTETISFTHCCVNPIIYAFMGEKFKKHLSEIFQKSCSHIFLYIGRQISREAWEKSSSYQHSSHSSSIDYIL is encoded by the coding sequence ATGGATTATACACTTGAGCCCAATGTGACAATAACTGACTACTACTATCCTGATATCATCTCAAGCCCCTGCGATGGGGAACTTATCCAAAGAGATAGCAAGTTGCTTCTTGCCGTCTTTTACTGCCTCCTGTTTGTATTTGGTCTTCTGGGAAACAGCCTGGTCATCCTGGTCCTTGTCACCTGCAAGAAGCTGAGGAGCATCACAGACATATACCTCTTGAACCTGGCCCTGTCTGACTTGCTTTTTGTCTTCACCTTCCCCTTTCAGACCCACTATCAGCTGGACCAGTGGGTGTTTGGGACTGTAATGTGCAAGGTGGTCTCTGGCTTTTATTACATTGGCTTCTTTAGCAGCATGTTCTTTGTCACCCTCATGAGTGTGGACAGGTACCTGGCAGTTGTCCGTGCTGTATATGCCATGAAAGTGAGGACGACCAGAATGGGCATAGCCCTGAGTCTGGCAATGTGGCTGATTGCCTTCGTGGCCACCAGCCCATTACTAGTATTTTACCAAGAAGACTCTGATGATGGTGTTCTACAGTGTTATTTGTATTACAATCAAGAGACGCTGAAGTGGAAGATCTTCATCCACTTTGAAATGAATATCTTAGGCCTGTTGATCCCATTCACCATCCTTATGTTCTGCTACATTAGCATCCTGCACCAGCTGAAGAGTTGCCAGAGCCACAACAAGACCAAGACCATCAAGCTCGTGCTCGTTGTGGTGGTTTTCTCTTTACTCTTCTGGGTCCCGTTCAATGTAGTACTTTTCCTTACTTCCCTGCACAACATGCACATCTTGGATGGATGCGTCATGAGCCAGCGGTTGGTCTATGCCACCCATGTCACAGAAACCATTTCCTTCACCCACTGCTGTGTGAACCCTATTATCTATGCGTTCATGGGTGAGAAGTTCAAGAAACACCTCtcagaaatatttcagaaaagttgCAGCCACATCTTCCTCTACATAGGGAGACAAATCTCTAGGGAGGCCTGGGAAAAGTCATCCTCCTATCAGCACTCCTCCCATTCCTCCAGTATAGACTACATTTTGTGA